The genomic stretch CGTCGTCGCCGGCGTCGTCGGGACGGTGGTCGGCGTGCCCGCCACGACGCTCACGTCGCCGCCCTCCTGGGTGTTGACGGGCGTCGTGGTCGTGGGCGTCGTCGTCGTGGGCGTGGTGGTCGCCGGCGTCGTCGTGGCGGGCGCCGTCTCCTTCTGCTCGGGCTTGGCGGCCTTCTCCGCCGCGGCGCTGCGCGCGGTGGTCTCGGTCGTCGTCGGCTGCGCCTCCGGCTTGGCGACGGCCTTCGGTGCGGCGGCGGCAGGGGCGGGCTTCGGCGCCGGGGCCACGGCCGGGGTGTGGACGGGCTGCGGCGCCGGGGCCGCCGCGGTGGCGGGCGGCGTCTGCGCGACCTGCACCGGGTTGGAGGACTGCCGTGTGGCGCGGTTCGTGGCGTGGTCGACCTCGACCGCCGCGCCGGTGACGATGGCCGCCGCGGCCAGCGTCGCCGCCGTCTTGGACGCGATCGTCCCCATGCCCGCCGACAGCGCGCTCGCCGCGCCGGCGGACGCGGTGGTCGCCGCCGCCGCGCCGGCCGCCGCGCTGGCGCCGCTCGCGGAGGCGGTGGTGCCGAGCTGGGCGAGGACGAACTTCTTGAGGAACAGCAGCGGCGCGACCGGCATGACCGCGGCCAGCGCCTTGTTCGTCTCCTTGAGCTGCCGGCGGAAGGTGGAGCAGCGGTCGCAGGTCTTCAGGTGCCGGCGCACCGGAGCGCTCGTGCGCTTCAGGCCCTCGGCGACCTCGCCGAGCTCGAGGCGGACCTCCTCGCACGTCAGCTTGCGCGCCTCGGACATCTCGGCCAGCGACACCCGCGCGCGGACGAGCAGCGACTTGACCGACGGGACCGTCGTCTCCATGACGTCGGCGATCTGGTCGTAGGAGAGCGCGTCGATCTCGCGCAGCAGCAGCGCGGTGCGCTGCGTCTCGGGCAGCTCCTGGACGTCGCCGACGAGCTGGCGGAACTCCTCGCGCCTGTGGACCTTGTCGGCGGTCGTCGTGCCGTGCTCGGCGAGGTGGACGTCCATGGAGTCCACGCCGATCGCGGTCTGGCGGCGCAGGTGGTTCAGCGAGCGGTTGCGCGCGATGCGGTACAGCCACGGGCGCACGTTGATCGGCCGGTCGTCGGCGACCATCGCGTTGAAGGAGGCGGCGAAGACCTCCTGCAGCACGTCCTCGGCGTCCTCGCGCGAGTTGAGCATGTGCCGGCAGAAGGCCAGCAGCCGCGAGCTGTAGCGTGAGACGAGCGTCTCGAACGCCGCCTGGTTGCCCCGCCGCGTGAGCGCGACGAGCCGCTCGTCCGACTGCAGGCGCAGCAGCGGGGTGGGCCCGCGCAGACCGGCGAGGGCATGGGGCTTGAAGGCGGATACTTCCATGGCGGCGAATGCGTTCCGATGCGGGAACACTGCTTGAACGATTAGGTTGCGGTCCGAGTTGCGCTGCTCGCCCGGGTAGACGAATGGCATAGTCACGCGGTCTTAAAAACCGCTGCCCCTTTGGGGCGTGTGGGTTCGAATCCCACCCCGGGTACTGAAGGCATGAAGCCGGCATCCATCATCACCATCGTCGTCGCGGTCATCGCCATCGGTGCGGCCGTGCTCCTGACGCGCGGCGGCGGGGGCGGCGGGTCGGGCAGCACATCGACCGTCGACCAGGTCGCGCCCAAGGACGCGCTCAAGCTGTCGTTCGTCGTCTCCCCCGAGAAGGAGGATCTGCTCAAGCAGTCCGTCCGCGCCTTCAACGCGGGCGACCACCAGGTCGGCGGCAAGAAGGTGTTCGTGGAGATGCAGGCGATGAACTCCGGCGACGCCGAGAGCGCCATTGCCCGCGGCAAGCTCCAGCCCGACGTGTGGTCGCCGGCGTCCGGGTTCTGGGGACGCCTGCTGAACCTCCACACCGATCGCGCGTACGTCGCCGACGACACCCCCTCGATCGTGCGCACGCCGCTCGTCATCGCGATGTTCGAGCCGATGGCGCGGGCGCTCGGCTGGCCCGGCAAGCCGATCGGCTTCGACGACATCCGCCGCCTCGCGCTCGCGCGCGACGGCTGGGCCGCCGCCGGCAAGCCGGCCTACGGGCGCTTCAAGTACGTCCACACCAACCCGGACAGCTCGACGTCCGGCGCGTCCGCGGTCGCCGCCTCCTACTACGCCGCGGTGGGCAAGAAGGAGGGTCTGACCGAGGCGGACGTCGCGAAGGCCGCGCCCGCCGTCAAGGAGCTCGAGTCCTCGATCGTCCACTACGGCGACAGCACGCTGTTCATCGCCGACCAGCTCTGCGCCGGCGGCAAGGCGTACGCGAGCGCGGCGGCGATGGAGGAGACCACGCTCATCGAGCTCAACCGGCGCAGGAACTGCACCGGCGGCAAGATGGTCGCGGTCTATCCCTCCGACGGCTCGTTCTTCAGCGACTCGCCGTTCATCGTTCTCAACGCGCCGTGGGTCACGGCGCCCGAGCGCCGGGCCGCCGGTCAGCTGCAGCGCTACCTCGCCGAGGAGATCGACGCCGAGACCGCGGGCCGCTTCGGCTTCCGGCCGGGGGACCCAAACATCAAGCCCGCCGGCCTCGTCACCCAGGCCAACGGCGTCGACCCCGCGCAGCCCGAGCGCGAGCTGCGCCTGCCCGAGCCGAAGGTCCTCGACAGCATCCTGCGGACGTGGCGGCGCGACCGCAAGCCGGCGAACGTCATGCTCGTCATCGACACGTCGGGCTCGATGAACGACGAACACAAGCTCGACCACGCGAAGGAGGGCCTCAAGGCGTTCTTCCGCCAGGTCGCGCCGCAGGACGAGATCGGCCTGACGAAGTTCTCCGGCGACGTGACCCAGCTCGTGCCCCCCGCTCGCTACGACGAGAACAAGCCCAAGCTCGACGCCGCGATCCGCGACCTCATCCCCGAGGACGACACCGCCGTCTACGACGCCACCTACCAGGCGGTCGAGGAGGTCAGCCGCCGGGCCGACTCCGAGCACATCAACGCCGTGGTCGTCCTCACCGACGGCGAGGACACCGCGTCGTCGCGCGGCGCCCAGGACGTCGAGCAGCGGCTGCGCGAGGAGGGGCGCGCCGAGAGCAACGGGGTGCGCGTCTTCACGATCGCCTACGGGTCCGAGCCCAACGAGGGCGTGCTCGAGCGCTTCGCCAACGCGTCGGGCGGCAAGCCGTTCGTGGGCGACACCGCCGACATCGAGCAGGTCTATCGCTCGATCTCCAGCTTCTTCTAGCGCGTGCCGATGCCAGCCAACGAGCTCGTCACCCGCAGCACGCTCCAGCGGCGCATCGCGGTCAACGCGCTGACGAAGCCCCTGAACCTCGGCGTGCTGGCCGTGCTGGTCGTCGTGGGGATCGTGCTCGACCTGACCCTGGTGGCGATCCCGATCGCCGTCGTCGCGTACCTCGTCCTGAGCGCGATCACGTTCTTCGACTCCGCCGAGGCCGAGCGGGTGGGCCGGGAGACGTACGCGAAGGCACGCGGCGGGGAGCCGGTCAAGCGGCTCGACACGCGCGAACTCGACCCGCGGATCGCCGCACTGCTGACCCAGGCGCGCGAGTCGGCCGCGGCGATCCGCTCGGCGATCGCGTCGGCCGAGCACCCCTTCGAGGACGTCAGCGCCGACGTGGACGGGCTCGTGACGGCGATGGAGACGAGCGCGCGGCGCGCCCAGCTGATCGCAACGACGCTCGGGCAGCTCGCCGCCAGCGGCCAGGACCCGCGCACGCTGCAGCGCCGGATCGAGGATCTGCGGCCGCGCGCCTCGGATCCTGACGTGAAGGCGCTGATCGCCGACCTGACCGCGCAGCGCGAGGCGACCGAGCGGCTGTCGGGCAAGCTCGACCGCTTCGAGGTCGGCATGCAGCGCATCAACGCGTCGCTGGGCCTCATGCAGGCCCGGCTCGGCGAGATGAGCGCCAGCGAGGAGGAGGCTGCGCAGCGCGAGCTGGCGCGCCAATCGCGCGAGCTGCGCGAGCGGACCGACCTGCTGGCGGAGTCCATGGCCGAGGTCTTCGCCGACACCGGCGAGGGAGAGCGCGTCGTCGTGCGCTGAACCGGTGATGCTCCACGCCCCGCGCCTGCCCCCCGACCTCGACGAGCTGACCCGGACGCTCACCCCCGCCGACGCGGAGCGCGGCGCCCGCGTCGAGGACGCCCGGGTCCTCGACGTCGACCTGGCCGGCGCGCGGCTGGACCAGGTGGAGCTGCGCCGCGTCGTGTTCGCGGGCGGCGACATCAGCGAGGCGCGGCTCGAGGGCGGCGGCTTCACGGACGCCGTCCTGACGCAGGTGAACCTCGCCAACCTGCGCGCCCGCCACGCCTCGCTGCTGCGCGTCGAACTGCGGGGCTGCCGCATGACCGGCCTCGAGTGGGCCGACGGCCTCTGGCGCGACGTCACGGTCCGCGACTGCCGCGCCGACCTCTGCGCCCTGCGTCACACCCGGCTCGAACGCGTCGTCTTCGCCGACTGCCTGCTCACGGAGGCCGACCTGGTGGAGGCGCGCCTGCGCGAGGTCACGCTGGAGCGCTGCTCGATGACCGGCGCCGACGTCCGCGGGGCCACCTTCGACGGCTGCCACATCCGCGGCTGCCGGCTCGACGGCCTGCACGGCGCCCAGCGCCTCGATGGCGTGACGATGCCGTGGCCCGACGTCGTCCAGGCCGCCGGCGTCTTCGCCACCGCGCTGGGCGTGACGGTCGCCGAGGAGGCCTGAGGAGGCGCTACGCCGCGTGGATCGACGGCCGGGCGCTCACGGGAGCGACCGCGTCGAGGACGACGTCGGCGAGCGAGCGATCGCCGGAGATGCTCAGCGCGCTGCGCAGGCTCTCGGGCCCGAGCGCCGCGACCCAGTCGGCCTCGCTGCCGGCGACGGTCGCGTCGGGCGGATCCTCGGGCGTGCCCTCGGTGAGCTCGACCGCGCCGGGGCGCAGCGCCAGGCAGTACGAGCGCCGGTCGACGCGCAGTTCGACGGTGCCGCGCACGTCGGAGCCGATGAAGAGCCCGGGCACGGCCCGGAAGATGGCGCCGACGTCGATCGCCTCGCCCTCGCGCGGCGGTCCCCACGCCCACGTGAAGCCCCAGCGGGACAGCTCGGCGATGACGGGGACGAGCTCGCGCGAGCGCTCGGTCAGCTCGTAGTCGACGCGCGGCGGGACCTCGCGGTAGCGCTGGCGCGTGAGCAGTCCGTCGGCCACCATCCGGTTCAGCCGGGAGCGCAGCTGCTCGGTCGAGATGCCCGGAAGCACGCGCTGCAGCTCGACGAAGCGGCGGGGGCCCGCGACGAGATCTCGGACGATGAGCAGCGTCCACTTGTCGCCGACGAGGTCCAGAGCACGCGCGTCTGGCGCCCACTGGTCATATGGGTGCCGCTTGGGTGGGGGAACGGCGGTGATGGTCGGGCCTCCTACCGAAACTGCTGGACCGCAAGGCAAGCCTACCGGCTGCGGTCAAGTCCCCGCCGACATCGAGACGCCAAAGCGCCAGTTTTTGCGGGGAGGCTCGTTGCAAGGGTCCGTGGGCACCCTCATCGACCTCGCCTCACGCCGCCGTCAGCGCGCCGGCGCCGCCTCGCGGTCCCGCCGCGCGACGTTCTTCTTCGACCTCGCCGACCCCGCGACGTACCTCGCGGCGGAGCGTGTCGAGCAGCTGCCCGCCGCGGTGATCTGGCAGCCCGCGGTGCGCGCCGCGCCGCCGCCCGTGCCCCGCGCCGAACTCGAGGAGCGCGCCGACCGCCTGCGCATGCCGCTCGTGTGGCCCGAGCCGTGCCGGGCGGCCGTGCCGCGGGCCATGCGCGCCGCCGCCCACGCCGCCGCCGAGGGCCGCGGCGGCGCGTTCGTGCTCGCGGCCTCGCGCCTGGCGTTCTGCGGCGGCTTCGACCTCGACGACCCCGAGGTCCTCGCGGAGGCGGCGGCGGCCGCGGGACTGGCGCTCGAGCCGGCCCTGGCCGCGGCCGGCGACCCGGCCGGCGACGACGCGGTCGCCGCGGCCGGCCGCTCGCTGGCTGCGCACGGCGCGGTCGCCATGCCGGTCGTCCGCGTCGGCCGGCTGCTCTTCCCCGGCGAGGACCGCATCGCGGAGGCCGCGGCCGCGCTGCGCGTCGGGCACGGCCGGCGCGCCCAGGGCCAGCGCGGCTGACCCCGGTCAGGCGGCGGGCTTCTCGCCCCGGCGCCGGGCCCGCCACGTCGCAACCTCGCGGACGACGGCGCTGATCGCCAGCCCGATGGCGATGCCGAGCGCGCTGTTGGCGACCCGTTCGAGCCCCTCGTCCGCGCCCTGGAAGTCCACGAGGCTCAGCATGAGCAGCGCGGTCGGCGTGAGCATGACGACCAGCCAGAAGTACCCGCGCTCGTCGAGGGCGTAGAGCCAGAACGCGGCCGCCGCGGCACACGCCACGAGCGCCCAGCGGTCGTCGGTCACCAACGTGATCAGCACGATGAGCGCGGCTCCGGCGAGCGTGCCGGCGGCGCGCTGGATCGCGCGCACGCGCGTGGCGTGCTCGCCGGGCTGCATGACCGCCAGGACGGTGAGCGGCACCCAGTAGCCGTGCGGCAGGCCGATGGCGCGGTACAGGAGCGTCGCGACGGCCACCGCGATCGACAGGCGGGCGACGTGGGCGCGCAGGTCGGCGTCGCCGCGTACGCCGGCGACGACCGCCCGCAGGACGGTGCGTGCCAGGTCCGGCGGCGGGGCGGGGCCGCGCCGGGCCAGGACCATCAGGACGAGCGCGGGCCCGGCACCGAGCACGTACCAGAGCATGCGCTGGCCCAGCGACTCGGGGCCCGCGGGGATGCCGCCGAGGACGACCAGGACGGCGGCGGTGGCGAATCCGGCGAGCGCGCCCGCCGGCCCCGCCGCGCGCAGCGTGGCCCACAGGCCGACCCAGACGAGGGTGGCGAGCACGAGGCTCCACGTGTGCGGGTTGGCGACGTCGCCCAGGGCGAGCGACCCCACGCCCGCGACGGCGCACAGCGGCCCCCAGAACATGCGCGCCCGCAGCCCCGCCCGCGGGATGCACAACGCCGTGTTCAGCCCGGCGATCGCCGCGGTGAGCCCGGCGACCGTCTCGTCGATCGCCACGCCGATCGCCAGCGGCCCGACCGCCGCGAGCGCGCCGGCGGCGCCGGAGCGCCAGTCGATGCCGCGCTCCTCGACGCGGAAGGCCTCGCGCACGGTGTCGCGCACCGCCTCGCGGTCCAGGCTCAAGGCGAGCGGGATCACGCGTCGACTGGGCCCCCGGCCACGCACGTCAGTCTAGTGCGAACGTCATCGTTCATGTAAGGTGACGACCCATGGCCGCTGAGACCCGGACCGAAACCAAGCTCCATGGCGGGCGCCTCGTCGCGAAGCGGCTGAAGGCCCACGGCGTGAGCAAGCTGTTCACCCTCTCCGGTGGACACCTGTTCTCGATCTATGACGGGTGCCGCGAGGAGGGCATCGACATCGTCGACGTCCGCCACGAGTCGGCCGCCGCCTTCGCGGCCGAGGGCTGGGCGAAGGTCACGCGCGAGCCCGGCGTCGCCGCCCTGACCGCGGGCCCCGGCGTGACGAACGGCATGAGCGCGCTCGGCTCGGCGCAGCAGAACGGCTCGCCGGTCGTCGTGCTCGGCGGCCGAGCGCCGGCGATGCGCTGGGGCCAGGGATCGCTGCAGGAGGTCGACCACGTCCCGTTCGTCGCGCCGCTGACCAAGAGCGCCCGCACGCCGGGCTCCACCGCCGAGATCCCCGGCCTCGTCGACGACGCGCTCGTCACGGCGATGCAGGCGCCGACCGGCCCGACGTTCGTGGACTTCCCGCTCGACTACGTGTTCATGGAGCTCGAGTCCGAGCCGCCGTCCGACGCGCGCCTGCCCGATCCGCTCGACGCCCCCGCGGCCGAGGGCGTCGAGGCGGCGATCGCGCTGCTGCGCGGCGCGAAGCGGCCGGTGATCATGGCGGGCACGGGCCTGTACTGGGGTCGCGCCGAGACGGCCCTGCGCGAGCTCATCGCCGAGCTGCGCATCCCGGTCTTCATGAACGGCCAGGCGCGCGGCTGCGTGCCCGCCGACGACGAGCTGGCGTTCTCGCGCGCCCGCGGCACGGCGCTCAAGGGGGCCGACGTCGCGCTGGTCGTCGGCGTGCCGATGGACTTCCGCCTCGGCTTCGGCGGCGCGTTCGGCGAGGACGCGAAGATCGTCGTCATCGACGGCGCGCGGCCCGAACGCACGCCGCCCCGCACGCCGGACGTGACGCTCTACGGCGGCATCGCGGCGACGCTGCGGGCACTGGGCGGCGGCGGCGCGCTCGATACGCGCGCGTGGGTGCAGGAACTGCGGGGCGTGGAGGCCGAGCGCCGCGAGGGCGAGCGCGCCGACTTCGGCGACGACCGCGCGCCGCTGCACCCGATGCGGCTCTATCACGACCTGCAGCAGGTCATCGACCGCGACGCGATCATCATCGGCGACGGCGGCGACTTCGTCTCGTTCGCCGGGCGCGTCATCGACTCCTACGAGCCGGGGTGCTGGCTGGACCCGGGTCCGTTCGGCTGCCTCGGCTCGGGGCCGGGCTACGCGCTGGCGGCCAAGCTCGCCCGGCCGGACAAGCAGGTCGTCCTGCTGCTCGGCGACGGCGCGTTCGGCTTCAGCGGCATGGAGTTCGACACGCTGGCCCGCCACGGGGTCAACGTCGTCGGCGTCATGGGCAACAACGGCATCTGGGCGCTCGAGAAGCATCCGATGGAGTTCCTCTACGGCTACTCGGTCGCCGCCGAGCTGCGGCCCGAGACGCCGTACCACGAGGTCGTCCGGGCGCTGGGCGGCCACGGCGAGCTCGTCCGCTCGCCCGGCGAGCTCAAGCCGGCGCTGGCCCGGGCGTTCGAATCCGGCCTTCCGGCGCTCGTGAACGTGCTCACCGACCCGGCGGTGATCTACCCCCGTCGGGCGAACCTGGCGTGATCCCCACTTCTGGGGACGGATCTGGACGTTCGTTCGATTGTCCAGTGAACGCCTGCGGTTCCATACTGCGTTCGTCGGGTGTTCGGGGTCTGTGCCGAAAGGCGTTTTCTCCGGCAGCCGACTCATAGGCTCGGGCGAAGCCGCATCGAATCGGCGCCTCCCGCCGCCTGAGCCACCAAACAGGCCCCTGCATGGCACGTACCCCTGCCCGTCCTGTCGGGGCCACCTTCGGAAGCCGTCCCTCGTGGGCGGCTTCCGTCTTTCAGCGGCGCACCGTCGCCAGCGCGGCTCCGTAGAGCAGGTCGTGCTCAGAGACCTCGACCTCCTGGAGGCGGAAGAGCCGCAGCGCCTCGACGAGCAGGACCGCCCCGGCGACGATCGTCGGCGCCCGGTCGGGGTGCAGCCCGCGCAGCCGCCGGCGCTCCTCGAGCGTCATCCCGGCCAGCCGCGCGAGCAGCATCTCGCAGGTGGCTCGCTCGAGCACGTGGCCCTCGACGCGCGCGGGGTCGTAGGGCTCGAGCTCGAGGTCGATCGCGGCGAGGCTCGTCGCCGTCCCGGCCACGGCGATCGCCGCCTCCGGCACGTACGTCATCGCGTGCGGGACCGATGCGTTCAGCACGCGGCGCACGTCGTCGGTCAGCGCCTGCAGCTCGTGGTCGGCCGGCGGGTCGTGGTGGAGGTGGCGCTCGCTCTGGCGCACGACGCCCGCCTGGGTCGACACGTGGAAGCGCAGTTCGCCGCCCTGGCCGATCACCAGCTCGGTCGAGCCGCCGCCGATGTCGACGACCAGCGCCGGGCGCTCCTGCGGCCGCGTGCTCGTGGCCCCGAGGAACGTCAGCCGCGCCTCCTCGTCGCCGGAGATCTCCCGGGCGTCGAAGCCGAAGCGCTCCGCGACCTCGGCGGCGAACGCCTCGCCGTTGGCCGCGTCGCGCACCGCGCTCGTCATGACCGCGCGCGCCGGGGGAGATCCCGCGGCGTCGATCGCCGCGCGGTACTCGGCGAGCACGCGGAGGACGCGCTCCATCGCCGCGTCGGCCAGGCGGGCGGTGGCGTCGACGTCCTCCCCGAGGCGGGTGACGATGGAGCGGCGGTCGATCTCGGCGATCGCGCCGTTCCGGCCGACGTCGGCGATGAGCAGCCGCGTGGAGTTCGTGCCCACGTCGACGACGGCGACACGCGATGGCGATGGGTCGGGTGCGCTCGAGCTCATGGGTGTTCGCGGGCGATCATGCCGGGTAGCGTTGACACATGACCTCCGACCACCACGGCTCCGACCGCGTCGGCCACGGCGAGGCCTCGCTGGGCGAGGCGCAGTCGCACAACCCGCCCGACGATCCGGACATGCTGACCTCAGACGCCGGCTACCTCGACGCCGACACGGACTTCGAGGGCGAGGGCGACCCGCCCGAGGAGGAGCGCGGCAACGAGGATCCGGCCCCGAACGCGCCGTAGGCCTACACGCGGCTCAGCGCTCGCAGCAGCAGGCCGAGCGCCGTGCCCAGGTCCGGAGCCTGGTCGCCGGCCGCGCTGCGGTGCAGGCCCATCCCGTCGATCGTCGCGACGATGATGCCGGCGAAGGCCTGCGGCTCGGCGACGCCGGCCGCGCGCAGGGCGGTCTCGGCGACCTCGGCGTACGCGTGCAGCGACTCGACCGCGACGTCGCGCAGCTCGGGGTCGCGCGCGGCTTCGAGGT from Capillimicrobium parvum encodes the following:
- a CDS encoding RNA polymerase sigma factor is translated as MEVSAFKPHALAGLRGPTPLLRLQSDERLVALTRRGNQAAFETLVSRYSSRLLAFCRHMLNSREDAEDVLQEVFAASFNAMVADDRPINVRPWLYRIARNRSLNHLRRQTAIGVDSMDVHLAEHGTTTADKVHRREEFRQLVGDVQELPETQRTALLLREIDALSYDQIADVMETTVPSVKSLLVRARVSLAEMSEARKLTCEEVRLELGEVAEGLKRTSAPVRRHLKTCDRCSTFRRQLKETNKALAAVMPVAPLLFLKKFVLAQLGTTASASGASAAAGAAAATTASAGAASALSAGMGTIASKTAATLAAAAIVTGAAVEVDHATNRATRQSSNPVQVAQTPPATAAAPAPQPVHTPAVAPAPKPAPAAAAPKAVAKPEAQPTTTETTARSAAAEKAAKPEQKETAPATTTPATTTPTTTTPTTTTPVNTQEGGDVSVVAGTPTTVPTTPATTVPATTAPPATTPPATTTPPPPPAETTPTTTEPPPPAESDPAATTPVDPALPPAP
- a CDS encoding vWA domain-containing protein; its protein translation is MKPASIITIVVAVIAIGAAVLLTRGGGGGGSGSTSTVDQVAPKDALKLSFVVSPEKEDLLKQSVRAFNAGDHQVGGKKVFVEMQAMNSGDAESAIARGKLQPDVWSPASGFWGRLLNLHTDRAYVADDTPSIVRTPLVIAMFEPMARALGWPGKPIGFDDIRRLALARDGWAAAGKPAYGRFKYVHTNPDSSTSGASAVAASYYAAVGKKEGLTEADVAKAAPAVKELESSIVHYGDSTLFIADQLCAGGKAYASAAAMEETTLIELNRRRNCTGGKMVAVYPSDGSFFSDSPFIVLNAPWVTAPERRAAGQLQRYLAEEIDAETAGRFGFRPGDPNIKPAGLVTQANGVDPAQPERELRLPEPKVLDSILRTWRRDRKPANVMLVIDTSGSMNDEHKLDHAKEGLKAFFRQVAPQDEIGLTKFSGDVTQLVPPARYDENKPKLDAAIRDLIPEDDTAVYDATYQAVEEVSRRADSEHINAVVVLTDGEDTASSRGAQDVEQRLREEGRAESNGVRVFTIAYGSEPNEGVLERFANASGGKPFVGDTADIEQVYRSISSFF
- a CDS encoding pentapeptide repeat-containing protein, which gives rise to MLHAPRLPPDLDELTRTLTPADAERGARVEDARVLDVDLAGARLDQVELRRVVFAGGDISEARLEGGGFTDAVLTQVNLANLRARHASLLRVELRGCRMTGLEWADGLWRDVTVRDCRADLCALRHTRLERVVFADCLLTEADLVEARLREVTLERCSMTGADVRGATFDGCHIRGCRLDGLHGAQRLDGVTMPWPDVVQAAGVFATALGVTVAEEA
- a CDS encoding winged helix-turn-helix transcriptional regulator, which produces MPCGPAVSVGGPTITAVPPPKRHPYDQWAPDARALDLVGDKWTLLIVRDLVAGPRRFVELQRVLPGISTEQLRSRLNRMVADGLLTRQRYREVPPRVDYELTERSRELVPVIAELSRWGFTWAWGPPREGEAIDVGAIFRAVPGLFIGSDVRGTVELRVDRRSYCLALRPGAVELTEGTPEDPPDATVAGSEADWVAALGPESLRSALSISGDRSLADVVLDAVAPVSARPSIHAA
- a CDS encoding DsbA family protein, with amino-acid sequence MGTLIDLASRRRQRAGAASRSRRATFFFDLADPATYLAAERVEQLPAAVIWQPAVRAAPPPVPRAELEERADRLRMPLVWPEPCRAAVPRAMRAAAHAAAEGRGGAFVLAASRLAFCGGFDLDDPEVLAEAAAAAGLALEPALAAAGDPAGDDAVAAAGRSLAAHGAVAMPVVRVGRLLFPGEDRIAEAAAALRVGHGRRAQGQRG
- a CDS encoding FUSC family protein, whose product is MSLDREAVRDTVREAFRVEERGIDWRSGAAGALAAVGPLAIGVAIDETVAGLTAAIAGLNTALCIPRAGLRARMFWGPLCAVAGVGSLALGDVANPHTWSLVLATLVWVGLWATLRAAGPAGALAGFATAAVLVVLGGIPAGPESLGQRMLWYVLGAGPALVLMVLARRGPAPPPDLARTVLRAVVAGVRGDADLRAHVARLSIAVAVATLLYRAIGLPHGYWVPLTVLAVMQPGEHATRVRAIQRAAGTLAGAALIVLITLVTDDRWALVACAAAAAFWLYALDERGYFWLVVMLTPTALLMLSLVDFQGADEGLERVANSALGIAIGLAISAVVREVATWRARRRGEKPAA
- a CDS encoding acetolactate synthase; the protein is MAAETRTETKLHGGRLVAKRLKAHGVSKLFTLSGGHLFSIYDGCREEGIDIVDVRHESAAAFAAEGWAKVTREPGVAALTAGPGVTNGMSALGSAQQNGSPVVVLGGRAPAMRWGQGSLQEVDHVPFVAPLTKSARTPGSTAEIPGLVDDALVTAMQAPTGPTFVDFPLDYVFMELESEPPSDARLPDPLDAPAAEGVEAAIALLRGAKRPVIMAGTGLYWGRAETALRELIAELRIPVFMNGQARGCVPADDELAFSRARGTALKGADVALVVGVPMDFRLGFGGAFGEDAKIVVIDGARPERTPPRTPDVTLYGGIAATLRALGGGGALDTRAWVQELRGVEAERREGERADFGDDRAPLHPMRLYHDLQQVIDRDAIIIGDGGDFVSFAGRVIDSYEPGCWLDPGPFGCLGSGPGYALAAKLARPDKQVVLLLGDGAFGFSGMEFDTLARHGVNVVGVMGNNGIWALEKHPMEFLYGYSVAAELRPETPYHEVVRALGGHGELVRSPGELKPALARAFESGLPALVNVLTDPAVIYPRRANLA
- a CDS encoding Ppx/GppA phosphatase family protein gives rise to the protein MSSSAPDPSPSRVAVVDVGTNSTRLLIADVGRNGAIAEIDRRSIVTRLGEDVDATARLADAAMERVLRVLAEYRAAIDAAGSPPARAVMTSAVRDAANGEAFAAEVAERFGFDAREISGDEEARLTFLGATSTRPQERPALVVDIGGGSTELVIGQGGELRFHVSTQAGVVRQSERHLHHDPPADHELQALTDDVRRVLNASVPHAMTYVPEAAIAVAGTATSLAAIDLELEPYDPARVEGHVLERATCEMLLARLAGMTLEERRRLRGLHPDRAPTIVAGAVLLVEALRLFRLQEVEVSEHDLLYGAALATVRR